The following proteins come from a genomic window of Mustela lutreola isolate mMusLut2 chromosome 6, mMusLut2.pri, whole genome shotgun sequence:
- the DAXX gene encoding death domain-associated protein 6 isoform X1, which yields MATANSIIVLDDDDEDEAAAQPGPSHPPPNPASPGAEAPGSSQPHGAGGSSSSGGKKCYKLENEKLFEEFLELCKTQTADHPEVVPFLYSRQQRAHSLFLASAEFCNILSRVLSRAQSRPAKLYVYINELCTVLKAHSAKKKLNLAPAATTSSEPSGNNPPTDPSSDPTHAETTASEAPRTRGSRRQIQRLEQLLALYVAEIRRLQEKELDLSELDDPDSTYLQEARLKRKLIRLFGRLCELKDCSSLTGRVIEQRIPYRGTRYPEVNRRIERLINKPGPDTFPDYGDVLRAVEKAAARHSLGLPRQQLQLMAQDAFRDVGIRLQERRHLDLIYNFGCHLTDDYRPGIDPALSDPALARRLRENRSLAMSRLDEVISKYAMMQDKSEEGERQKRRARLPQATSSHTADPPKASLDSGEGPSGMASQECPTTSKPESDDEEDGESDEEEEEEEEEEEEEATDSEEEEDLEQMQEGQGDDEEEEEEEEEAGQNGDKSPMSPQQISTEKNLEPSRGISRSAGEQQNKGLIVSPSSLSEEPLAPSSIDAESNEEPLEELPLEEESPVSQLFELEIEALPLDTTPSPEERDISSSRKQSEDPLTTVLENGAAMVTSTSFNGGVSPYTWGDSCPPCKKSRKEKQIGAGPLGNSYVERQRAVHEKNGKKIPTLSSPPSPLTSMAPVADSSTRVDSPSHGLVTSSLCSPSPARLSQTPHSLPSRPGTYKMSVATQCDPEEIIVLSDSD from the exons ATGGCCACCGCTAACAGCATCATCGTGCTGGATGATGATGACGAAGATGAAGCAGCTGCTCAGCCAGggccctcccacccaccccccaatccGGCCTCACCCGGGGCAGAAGCCCCTggctcctcccagccccatggggcTGGAGGAAGCAGTAGTTCTGGCGGCAAGAAATGCTACAAGTTGGAGAATGAGAAGCTGTTTGAAGAG TTCCTTGAACTGTGTAAGACGCAGACAGCAGACCACCCTGAGGTGGTCCCATTCCTCTATAGCCGGCAGCAGCGTGCCCACTCTCTGTTTTTGGCCTCGGCGGAGTTCTGCAACATCCTCTCTCGGGTCCTCTCTCGGGCCCAGAGTCGGCCAGCTAAGCTCTATGTCTACATTAATGAGCTCTGCACTGTTCTCAAGGCCCATTCAGCCAAGAAGAAGCTGAACCTGGCCCCTGCTGCCACCACCTCTAGTGAACCCTCTGGGAATAACCCTCCCACAGACCCCTCCTCGGACCCCACACATGCCGAGACCACTGCCTCTGAGGCCCCAAGGACCCGTGGTTCCCGGCGGCAGATCCAGCGCTTGGAGCAGCTGCTAGCGCTCTATGTGGCAGAGATCCGGCGGCTGCAGGAAAAGGAGTTGGATCTCTCAGAATTGGACGACCCTGACTCCACGTACCTGCAGGAAGCGAGGTTGAAGCGTAAGCTGATCCGCCTCTTCGGGCGGCTGTGTGAGCTCAAAGACTGCTCTTCCCTGACCGGCCGTGTCATAGAGCAGCGCATCCCCTACCGTGGCACCCGCTACCCAGAGGTCAACAGGCGCATTGAGAGGCTCATCAACAAACCGGGGCCAGATACCTTCCCTGACTATGGAGATGTGCTGCGGGCCGTGGAGAAGGCAGCTGCTCGGCACAGCCTTGGCCTCCCCCGACAGCAGCTCCAGCTTATGGCTCAGGATGCCTTCAGAGATGTGGGCATCAGGTTACAGGAGCGACGCCACCTTGATCTCATCTATAACTTTGGCTGTCACCTCACAGATGACTATAGGCCAG GCATTGACCCGGCACTGTCGGATCCTGCCCTAGCCCGGCGCCTGCGAGAAAACCGGAGCTTGGCTATGAGCCGGCTGGATGAGGTCATCTCCAAATATGCAATGATGCAAGACAAGAGTGAGGAGGGCGAGCGACAGAAGAGAAGAGCTCGGCTTCCTCAAGCTACCTCTTCCCACACTGCAGACCCCCCCAAAGCCTCCCTGGATTCTGGTGAG GGCCCTAGTGGAATGGCATCCCAGGAGTGCCCTACCACCTCCAAGCCTGAGAGTGATGATGAAGAAGATGGGGAAagtgatgaggaagaggaagaggaggaggaagaggaagaagaagaggccACAGATTCTGAAGAAGAGGAGGATCTTGAACAGATGCAGGAAGGTCAGGGGGacgatgaagaggaggaggaggaggaggaggaagcag gtCAGAATGGAGACAAGAGCCCTATGTCCCCACAACAGATATCCACTGAAAAGAATCTGGAGCCTAGCAGAGGGATCAGCAGGTCTGCAGGAGAGCAGCAAAACAAAGGACTCATAGTGTCACCATCCTCACTGTCAGAAGAGCCCTTGGCCCCCTCCAGCATAGATGCTGAAAGCAATGAAGAACCCCTTGAGGAGTTACCCCTGGAGGAAGAGAGTCCTGTGTCTCAGCTCTTTGAGCTAGAGATTGAAGCCTTGCCCCTGGATACCACCCCTTCCCCTGAGGAGAGGGACatttcctcttccaggaagcaaTCAGAGGACCCCCTCACCACTGTCCTGGAGAATGGAGCAGCCATGGTCACCTCCACTTCCTTCAATGGAGGTGTGTCTCCTTATACCTGGGGAGATTCCTGTCCCCCCTGCAAGAAGTCtcggaaggagaagcagattggAGCAGGGCCATTAGGAAACAG CTATGTGGAAAGGCAAAGGGCAGTGCATGAgaagaatgggaagaagataCCTACCCTGTCTAGCCCACCTTCTCCCCTGACTTCCATGGCCCCAGTTGCTGATTCCTCCACAAGGGTGGACTCTCCTAGCCATGGCCTGGTGACCAGCTCACTCTGTAGCCCATCTCCAGCCCGGTTGTCCCAAACCCCCCATTCATTACCCTCCCGGCCTGGTACTTACAAG ATGAGTGTGGCCACACAGTGCGATCCTGAGGAGATCATCGTGCTCTCAGACTCTGATtag
- the DAXX gene encoding death domain-associated protein 6 isoform X2: protein MRGSEISSEGRLERPFLSIIVLDDDDEDEAAAQPGPSHPPPNPASPGAEAPGSSQPHGAGGSSSSGGKKCYKLENEKLFEEFLELCKTQTADHPEVVPFLYSRQQRAHSLFLASAEFCNILSRVLSRAQSRPAKLYVYINELCTVLKAHSAKKKLNLAPAATTSSEPSGNNPPTDPSSDPTHAETTASEAPRTRGSRRQIQRLEQLLALYVAEIRRLQEKELDLSELDDPDSTYLQEARLKRKLIRLFGRLCELKDCSSLTGRVIEQRIPYRGTRYPEVNRRIERLINKPGPDTFPDYGDVLRAVEKAAARHSLGLPRQQLQLMAQDAFRDVGIRLQERRHLDLIYNFGCHLTDDYRPGIDPALSDPALARRLRENRSLAMSRLDEVISKYAMMQDKSEEGERQKRRARLPQATSSHTADPPKASLDSGEGPSGMASQECPTTSKPESDDEEDGESDEEEEEEEEEEEEEATDSEEEEDLEQMQEGQGDDEEEEEEEEEAGQNGDKSPMSPQQISTEKNLEPSRGISRSAGEQQNKGLIVSPSSLSEEPLAPSSIDAESNEEPLEELPLEEESPVSQLFELEIEALPLDTTPSPEERDISSSRKQSEDPLTTVLENGAAMVTSTSFNGGVSPYTWGDSCPPCKKSRKEKQIGAGPLGNSYVERQRAVHEKNGKKIPTLSSPPSPLTSMAPVADSSTRVDSPSHGLVTSSLCSPSPARLSQTPHSLPSRPGTYKMSVATQCDPEEIIVLSDSD, encoded by the exons ATGCGAGGTTCTGAGATCAGCAGCGAGGGTCGCCTCGAGAGACCGTTTCTGAG CATCATCGTGCTGGATGATGATGACGAAGATGAAGCAGCTGCTCAGCCAGggccctcccacccaccccccaatccGGCCTCACCCGGGGCAGAAGCCCCTggctcctcccagccccatggggcTGGAGGAAGCAGTAGTTCTGGCGGCAAGAAATGCTACAAGTTGGAGAATGAGAAGCTGTTTGAAGAG TTCCTTGAACTGTGTAAGACGCAGACAGCAGACCACCCTGAGGTGGTCCCATTCCTCTATAGCCGGCAGCAGCGTGCCCACTCTCTGTTTTTGGCCTCGGCGGAGTTCTGCAACATCCTCTCTCGGGTCCTCTCTCGGGCCCAGAGTCGGCCAGCTAAGCTCTATGTCTACATTAATGAGCTCTGCACTGTTCTCAAGGCCCATTCAGCCAAGAAGAAGCTGAACCTGGCCCCTGCTGCCACCACCTCTAGTGAACCCTCTGGGAATAACCCTCCCACAGACCCCTCCTCGGACCCCACACATGCCGAGACCACTGCCTCTGAGGCCCCAAGGACCCGTGGTTCCCGGCGGCAGATCCAGCGCTTGGAGCAGCTGCTAGCGCTCTATGTGGCAGAGATCCGGCGGCTGCAGGAAAAGGAGTTGGATCTCTCAGAATTGGACGACCCTGACTCCACGTACCTGCAGGAAGCGAGGTTGAAGCGTAAGCTGATCCGCCTCTTCGGGCGGCTGTGTGAGCTCAAAGACTGCTCTTCCCTGACCGGCCGTGTCATAGAGCAGCGCATCCCCTACCGTGGCACCCGCTACCCAGAGGTCAACAGGCGCATTGAGAGGCTCATCAACAAACCGGGGCCAGATACCTTCCCTGACTATGGAGATGTGCTGCGGGCCGTGGAGAAGGCAGCTGCTCGGCACAGCCTTGGCCTCCCCCGACAGCAGCTCCAGCTTATGGCTCAGGATGCCTTCAGAGATGTGGGCATCAGGTTACAGGAGCGACGCCACCTTGATCTCATCTATAACTTTGGCTGTCACCTCACAGATGACTATAGGCCAG GCATTGACCCGGCACTGTCGGATCCTGCCCTAGCCCGGCGCCTGCGAGAAAACCGGAGCTTGGCTATGAGCCGGCTGGATGAGGTCATCTCCAAATATGCAATGATGCAAGACAAGAGTGAGGAGGGCGAGCGACAGAAGAGAAGAGCTCGGCTTCCTCAAGCTACCTCTTCCCACACTGCAGACCCCCCCAAAGCCTCCCTGGATTCTGGTGAG GGCCCTAGTGGAATGGCATCCCAGGAGTGCCCTACCACCTCCAAGCCTGAGAGTGATGATGAAGAAGATGGGGAAagtgatgaggaagaggaagaggaggaggaagaggaagaagaagaggccACAGATTCTGAAGAAGAGGAGGATCTTGAACAGATGCAGGAAGGTCAGGGGGacgatgaagaggaggaggaggaggaggaggaagcag gtCAGAATGGAGACAAGAGCCCTATGTCCCCACAACAGATATCCACTGAAAAGAATCTGGAGCCTAGCAGAGGGATCAGCAGGTCTGCAGGAGAGCAGCAAAACAAAGGACTCATAGTGTCACCATCCTCACTGTCAGAAGAGCCCTTGGCCCCCTCCAGCATAGATGCTGAAAGCAATGAAGAACCCCTTGAGGAGTTACCCCTGGAGGAAGAGAGTCCTGTGTCTCAGCTCTTTGAGCTAGAGATTGAAGCCTTGCCCCTGGATACCACCCCTTCCCCTGAGGAGAGGGACatttcctcttccaggaagcaaTCAGAGGACCCCCTCACCACTGTCCTGGAGAATGGAGCAGCCATGGTCACCTCCACTTCCTTCAATGGAGGTGTGTCTCCTTATACCTGGGGAGATTCCTGTCCCCCCTGCAAGAAGTCtcggaaggagaagcagattggAGCAGGGCCATTAGGAAACAG CTATGTGGAAAGGCAAAGGGCAGTGCATGAgaagaatgggaagaagataCCTACCCTGTCTAGCCCACCTTCTCCCCTGACTTCCATGGCCCCAGTTGCTGATTCCTCCACAAGGGTGGACTCTCCTAGCCATGGCCTGGTGACCAGCTCACTCTGTAGCCCATCTCCAGCCCGGTTGTCCCAAACCCCCCATTCATTACCCTCCCGGCCTGGTACTTACAAG ATGAGTGTGGCCACACAGTGCGATCCTGAGGAGATCATCGTGCTCTCAGACTCTGATtag
- the ZBTB22 gene encoding zinc finger and BTB domain-containing protein 22 codes for MEPSPLSPSGAALPLPLSLAPPPLPLPAAAVVHVSFPEVTSALLESLNQQRLQGQLCDVSIRVQGREFRAHRAVLAASSPYFHDQVLLKGMTSISLPSVMDPGAFETVLASAYTGRLSMAAADIVNFLTVGSVLQMWHIVDKCTELLREGRASATSTTATTAAATSATVPGAGLPSGSGATVGPATMGSVRSHASSRASENQSPSSSNYFSPRESTDFSSSSQEAFAASAVGSGERRGGGPVFPAPVVGSGGATSGKLLLEADELCDDGGDGRGAVVPGAGLRRPTYAPPSIMPQKHWVYVKRGGNSPAPAPLVPQDPDLEEDEEEEDLVLTCEDDEDEELGGGSRVPEAGGPEATLSISDVRTLTEPPDKGEEQVNFCESSNDFGSYEGGGPGAGLDDSGGPTPSSYAPSHPPRPLLPLDMQGNQILVFPSSSSSSSSSQAPGQPPGNQAEHGAVTLGGTSAGALGMPSGVGGTPGGTGSGDGNKIFLCHCGKAFSHKSMRDRHVNMHLNLRPFDCPVCNKKFKMKHHLTEHMKTHTGLKPYECGVCAKKFMWRDSFMRHRGHCERRHRLGGGGSGPGPGGPVGPALPPKRESPGGGGGSGDEVSGATPQSSRRVWSPPSVHKVEMGFGGGGGTN; via the coding sequence ATGGaaccatctcctctctctcccagtgGGGCAGCACTGCCCCTGCCTCTGTCActggccccacccccactgcccctgcctgcAGCTGCGGTGGTACACGTGTCCTTCCCTGAGGTGACCAGTGCCCTCCTGGAGTCCCTCAATCAGCAGCGGCTACAGGGCCAGCTCTGCGATGTGTCCATCCGAGTGCAGGGCCGGGAGTTCAGGGCTCATCGTGCTGTCCTGGCTGCCTCCTCCCCTTACTTCCACGACCAGGTTTTACTCAAGGGCATGACCTCCATCTCACTGCCCAGCGTCATGGACCCAGGCGCCTTCGAGACTGTCCTGGCTTCGGCTTACACTGGCCGCCTCAGCATGGCTGCTGCTGACATTGTCAACTTCCTCACAGTGGGGTCGGTGCTCCAAATGTGGCACATCGTGGATAAGTGCACCGAACTCCTCCGTGAAGGCCGGGCCTCGGCAACCAGCACCACCGCCACCACTGCCGCAGCCACCTCTGCCACTGTCCCTGGGGCTGGGCTCCCATCAGGGAGTGGGGCCACTGTGGGCCCCGCCACCATGGGCTCTGTGCGCTCTCATGCCTCCAGCCGGGCCAGTGAGAATCAGTCCCCCAGCAGCAGCAACTACTTCAGCCCCCGGGAGTCCACtgatttctcctcttcctcccaagaGGCATTTGCAGCTTCTGCAGTGGGCAGCGGGGAGCGCCGAGGAGGTGGCCCTGTATTCCCAGCCCCTGTGGTTGGCAGTGGGGGAGCCACCTCGGGGAAGCTGCTGCTGGAGGCAGATGAGCTTTGCGACGATGGTGGCGATGGGAGGGGTGCTGTGGTTCCCGGGGCTGGGCTCCGGCGGCCTACCTACGCACCACCCAGCATCATGCCGCAGAAGCACTGGGTATACGTGAAGCGGGGTGGAAACAGCCCAGCACCAGCACCCCTGGTTCCCCAAGACCCAGATCTggaagaggatgaggaggaggaagacctgGTGTTGACCTGTGAGGATGATGAAGATGAAGAGCTGGGGGGTGGCTCCAGGGTTCCCGAGGCTGGAGGACCCGAGGCTACCCTTAGCATAAGTGATGTCCGGACCCTAACTGAACCTCCGGACAAGGGAGAGGAGCAGGTCAATTTCTGTGAGTCTTCCAATGACTTTGGCTCCTATGAGGGTGGGGGTCCTGGGGCTGGGCTTGATGATTCAGGGGGGCCAACTCCTTCCTCTTacgccccctcccaccctccgAGGCCCCTGCTTCCCCTGGACATGCAGGGCAATCAGATCCTAGTCTTCCCATCgtcttcatcttcctcctcctcctcacaggCTCCAGGACAGCCACCTGGGAACCAAGCTGAACATGGGGCGGTGACCCTGGGGGGCACCTCGGCCGGGGCCCTGGGCATGCCGAGTGGTGTTGGGGGGACCCCTGGAGGGACAGGCAGTGGGGATGGGAATAAGATCTTTTTGTGCCACTGTGGGAAGGCCTTTTCCCACAAGAGCATGCGCGATCGGCACGTGAATATGCACCTCAACCTGCGGCCCTTTGACTGCCCCGTGTGCAACAAAAAGTTTAAGATGAAGCACCACCTGACCGAGCACATGAAGACGCACACAGGCCTCAAACCCTACGAGTGTGGTGTCTGCGCCAAGAAGTTCATGTGGCGAGACAGCTTCATGCGCCACCGGGGACACTGTGAGCGCAGGCACCGCCTGGGCGGGGGCGGGAGTGGGCCTGGACCTGGGGGCCCAGTAGGGCCAGCCCTGCCACCCAAGAGAGAGTCccctggtgggggcgggggcagtggCGATGAGGTGAGTGGGGCCACGCCCCAGTCCAGCCGAAGGGTCTGGTCCCCACCCAGTGTGCACAAGGTGGAGATGGGCTTTGGTGGAGGTGGAGGAACAAACTGA
- the TAPBP gene encoding tapasin: MKPLSLLLAVALALVTAVSAGPAVIECWMVEDAGGGRLTKKPAALLLRQGPGTPPPRPDLEPELYLKVHDPAGALQAAFRRYPSDAPAPHCELSHYVPFPASANWARGLTSEQSCPRSLEGTWLMVSISSSIFRLSSLLRVQSEPQPEPCTLATAVLTVLTHSPVPRIQLGQDALLDLNFAYMPPTSEAATSLAPGPPPFGLEWRHQHLGKGHLLLAATPGLCEQMPTPQEGAVAFAAWDDDEPWGPWTGNGTLWLPAVRPFQEGAYLATIHLPYLQGQVTLELAVQKPPKVSLMPAPLVWAPPGEAPPELVCHVSHYYPSKGLEVEWELRGGPEGSFQKAEGQRWLSALRHHSDGSVSLSAHLQPIPVTAKHHGARYACRVHHPTLPALGRSAEVTLEVAGLSGPSLEDGVGLFLSAFLLLGLIKALGWAVAYKSTLKDSEEKKVQ; encoded by the exons ATGAAGCCCCTGTCTCTGCTCCTCGCCGTGGCTTTGG ccttgGTGACCGCCGTCTCGGCGGGACCCGCGGTGATAGAGTGCTGGATGGTGGAGGACGCGGGCGGGGGCCGCCTGACCAAGAAACCTGCCGCGCTGCTGCTGCGCCAGGGCCCGGGGACACCACCTCCCCGGCCGGACCTCGAACCCGAGCTTTACCTCAAAGTGCATG ATCCCGCGGGAGCGCTCCAGGCTGCGTTCAGGCGGTACCCCTCGGACGCCCCCGCGCCCCACTGCGAGCTGAGCCACTACGTCCCGTTCCCCGCCTCGGCGAATTGGGCCAGGGGCCTGACCTCGGAGCAGAGCTGCCCGCGGTCCCTGGAGGGGACTTGGCTCATGGTCAGCATATCCAGTTCGATCTTCCGCCTCTCCAGCCTCCTGAGAGTACAGTCCGAGCCTCAGCCCGAGCCTTGCACCTTGGCAACAG CTGTGCTGACTGTCCTCACCCACAGCCCCGTCCCTCGGATCCAGCTGGGACAAGATGCTCTGCTGGACTTGAACTTTGCCTACATGCCCCCCACCTCTGAGGCTGCTACATCTCTGGCCCCAGGTCCCCCTCCCTTCGGGCTAGAGTGGCGACACCAGCACCTGggaaaggggcacctgctccTGGCTGCAACTCCAGGGCTGTGTGAACAGATGCCAACTCCCCAAGAGGGGGCCGTGGCATTTGCCGCCTGGGATGATGATGAGCCGTGGGGTCCGTGGACTGGAAATGGGACCCTCTGGCTGCCTGCAGTACGGCCCTTCCAGGAGGGTGCCTATCTCGCCACTATACACCTGCCGTACCTGCAAGGGCAGGTCACCCTGGAGCTTGCTGTACAGA AGCCCCCCAAAGTCTCCCTGATGCCGGCACCTCTTGTATGGGCTCCCCCCGGGGAGGCACCCCCTGAGTTGGTCTGCCATGTGTCCCACTACTATCCTTCCAAGGGCCTGGAGGTGGAATGGGAGCTCCGGGGCGGCCCAGAGGGCAGCTTTCAGAAGGCCGAGGGGCAGAGGTGGCTCTCTGCCCTGCGCCACCACTCAGATGGCTCTGTCAGCCTCTCCGCGCACCTGCAGCCCATCCCGGTCACGGCCAAACACCATGGGGCACGCTATGCCTGTCGTGTCCACCACCCCACTCTGCCCGCCTTGGGGCGCAGTGCTGAGGTCACCCTGGAGGTGGCAG gtctctctggGCCCTCACTAGAGGATGGTGTGGGCCTCTTCCTGTCTGCCTTTCTCCTCCTTGGGCTCATCAAAGCACTGGGCTGGGCTG TTGCCTACAAGTCCACTTTGAAGGATTCAGAGGAGAAG aAAGTACAGTGA
- the SMIM40 gene encoding small integral membrane protein 40, whose protein sequence is MVEEEGDVDEEDVFLAFAQGPCPPRSPLRRALDKAFIIFLALILTLLTLEAVCRLLWLLPWAKFGDWLLRTPQKEEELEL, encoded by the coding sequence AtggtggaggaggaaggtgatGTGGATGAGGAGGATGTGTTCCTGGCATTTGCCCAGGGACCTTGTCCTCCCAGGAGTCCCCTGCGTCGGGCCTTGGACAAGGCCTTCATTATCTTCCTGGCCCTCATCCTCACACTACTGACACTGGAGGCTGTTTGTAGGCTACTGTGGCTGCTGCCATGGGCAAAGTTTGGGGACTGGCTCCTGAGAACACCtcagaaggaggaggagctggaatTGTGA